ACACTGGAAGTCTACATTTTTTTACCACAgataattgctttgaaatttgataaaaataaataaatacaatttagttgCAGGAGAATAGATGATTCTAGAAAATCCCTTGTATCTGGAGATAGACAACACCTGAGCAATAGAATATCGTAGATGGAAGTTCGCACACCAGAAGAAAATGCAGAGAAGaagaataaatagttttgatGAAAGCATTTGGCAAGACTTATGTGACTTGATTGTCGGTGATTGGACGTAGTTATCAATGGcatttgaatctaaaataaagaataagttatttttattaaatggcgtttgaatctaaaataaagaataagttatttttattaaatggcatttgaatctaaaataaagaataagttatttttattaaatattaaacgtacaaataataataagtaagtaaatgttattgcataaaaaatagtgTGAATATAACTGTTCATTCAAATTAGGTTTAGATTCACTTTAAATTGctctaaatatatgttttaaattataggaATTTTGTAACGAGCTCATTGCTTTATAAGGTAGCTTCTTAAAGTGTATTTCATGATGGTGCAttgaaaatgttttccaaatttttgtaTTCAGAATTTAGTTGTTATTATAATAAGTATCATggactttttgaaataaaaaaatattcatcgttTGTATTTCCTTGATTTGGGAATATTTGCATTCAAACATCATAAAATAGTAGAACggagcaaatattattttttataatttgtgcctattttattgcttaatttattttatttaaaactactgCCTAACTAATTCCTTGAAAAAAACTGCGAACAATTCTATAATGACAGCATAAAGCTGTTTCAACGTCCTTTTTTTGAGAAAACAATTATGTTTTCAACATAGAAGCTAATTATATTCAGTGTATCGAAATAGAGAGTACCATGCAcgtacataatttaattaatgataatgaaaGATGGACTAATAGAAACGTAAATCAGTAAAAACACGaagaaaaggtttttaaaaaaaacttaccgaAGTTAAGAATACTGCTTAATGATGGAGACCATGTCCAAGTCCATAAGCACCGTGTCCAAGAACACCAGCGTGTCCGAGACCATAAGCTCCATGTCCAAGAACTCCAGCGTGTCCAAGACCATAAGCTCCATGTCCGAGAGCAGCAGCGTGTCCAAGACCATAAGCTCCATGGCCAAGAGCAGTAGCGTGCCCAAGACCATAAGCAGCTCCGTGTCCGAGAGCAGCTCCGTAAGCTACTGGAGCGGCGACAGCCAAAGGAGCAGCGTAAGAAGCGGCGTGTCCAACAACAGCGGGTGCAGCTGGAGCTACGTGGTTGACGACTGGGGCGACTGGTCCGGCGTAGGGACTGGCGATGAGGGCGGCTGCTGGGGCGCTGGCAGCGGTTCCGGGTTCGTTGGTCTTGACGGTGGCTCGGAATCCATGTCCGTCAGCGACGTAGTCAACTCGTCGGGCTCGTCCGTCAATATCAGCAAGAGTGTAGGATCCCTTCTTGTTTCCATGGGCATCGCCTACTTCAGATCGGGAGTTGGAGGCACCAAGACCATCCTTGATGTCATAACCAAAAGCATAGTTGCCGAATGCCTAAATTATTAATAGCAGATTAGATATAGCTTTTAAGATAAGACAAAAATTGTAACAGAATAGTAGATTTTGGGATAGAagtattttcatgtatatttacGTCTTGGGTTTGTGCCCTGTTGCTAACTCCAGTGCTGACCAAATGACCGTGTCCAAGTACGCTGGCATGGACTGCTGCAAGAGCAGCGAAGAGGATGGCGATCTGAaataatgcattacattttagTTTTGATGATCATTTCAATTGCTTTTAAGaagtatatttctattttattagtaCATTCCTATTTAAAATCTTTGGATGGTTTctctatcaattttattaatgttatt
The Argiope bruennichi chromosome 6, qqArgBrue1.1, whole genome shotgun sequence DNA segment above includes these coding regions:
- the LOC129972556 gene encoding adult-specific rigid cuticular protein 15.7-like, with amino-acid sequence MIAKIAILFAALAAVHASVLGHGHLVSTGVSNRAQTQDAFGNYAFGYDIKDGLGASNSRSEVGDAHGNKKGSYTLADIDGRARRVDYVADGHGFRATVKTNEPGTAASAPAAALIASPYAGPVAPVVNHVAPAAPAVVGHAASYAAPLAVAAPVAYGAALGHGAAYGLGHATALGHGAYGLGHAAALGHGAYGLGHAGVLGHGAYGLGHAGVLGHGAYGLGHGLHH